One Mycobacterium sp. 050128 genomic window carries:
- a CDS encoding DMT family transporter: MEKTDIAVILALLAAFASALGNVVRQRSAQEITDKPVGHLELFRMSVRDGKWWLGAGGAIANYALQAAALTLGSVMLVTSLQVTALLFALPIYARMTRRSVTRWEWTWALLLAAALAVVVVVGDPDPGASRGSVQTWVVVALVMGPALVFCVWGARKWPGSVAAVLLAIVAGSSLALFAVLTKAVVVIVGDGVGALLTAPEFYAWIAAALAGMIFQQSSFRAGSLTASLPTSVVAKPVVGSILGMAVLGEYLDCNGTAKVVLAVGVVVVVVATVALARGEAATMSSSFAEKLAKKALRRSAEARLAEAECSS, from the coding sequence GTGGAGAAGACGGATATCGCGGTTATTCTCGCCCTGCTCGCCGCGTTCGCGTCGGCACTGGGCAATGTCGTCCGTCAGCGTTCAGCGCAGGAGATCACCGACAAGCCGGTGGGCCACCTCGAGCTCTTCCGGATGTCGGTGCGTGACGGCAAGTGGTGGCTGGGCGCCGGCGGGGCCATCGCGAACTACGCCCTGCAGGCCGCCGCTTTGACGCTAGGCTCCGTCATGCTGGTCACGTCATTGCAGGTCACGGCGCTGCTGTTCGCGCTGCCGATCTACGCGCGGATGACCCGGCGCTCGGTCACCCGCTGGGAATGGACCTGGGCGCTGCTGCTGGCCGCCGCGTTGGCGGTGGTCGTCGTCGTCGGTGATCCGGATCCCGGCGCCTCGCGCGGCTCGGTGCAAACCTGGGTGGTGGTGGCCCTGGTGATGGGCCCGGCGCTGGTGTTCTGCGTGTGGGGCGCGCGGAAGTGGCCCGGCTCGGTCGCCGCGGTACTGCTGGCCATCGTCGCCGGTTCGTCGTTGGCGCTGTTCGCGGTCCTGACCAAGGCCGTGGTGGTGATCGTCGGAGACGGCGTCGGTGCGCTGTTGACCGCGCCCGAGTTCTACGCGTGGATAGCCGCTGCCCTCGCCGGGATGATCTTCCAGCAGTCGTCGTTCCGTGCCGGCTCGCTGACCGCCTCCCTGCCGACGTCGGTGGTGGCCAAGCCGGTCGTCGGTTCGATCCTCGGTATGGCCGTGCTCGGTGAGTACCTCGACTGCAACGGAACTGCGAAGGTGGTGCTCGCGGTTGGTGTCGTGGTGGTGGTGGTCGCGACCGTGGCTCTGGCCCGCGGTGAGGCGGCGACGATGTCGAGCAGCTTCGCGGAGAAGCTGGCGAAAAAAGCGCTGCGCCGATCGGCTGAGGCGCGCCTCGCCGAGGCGGAGTGCAGCAGCTGA
- the miaA gene encoding tRNA (adenosine(37)-N6)-dimethylallyltransferase MiaA, whose product MRPLAIIGPTGTGKSQLALDVVEHLSGEVGAEIVNADAMQFYRGMDIGTAKLPVDERRGIPHHQLDVLNVTQTATVARYQRAAAADIEAIAARGAVPVIVGGSMLYVQSLLDDWTFPATDPAVRARWEQRLAEVGVGVLHAELARRDPAAAAAILPTDGRRTVRALEVVELTGQPFAASAPRIGAPRWGTAIVGLDCETTLLDERLARRTDTMFSQGLVDEVRALLLEGLRDGVTASRALGYAQVLAALDADDPAALRDAQELTFVGTRRYVRRQRSWFRRDHRVHWVDVGAATESDRARVIADTVRAWRHVP is encoded by the coding sequence ATGAGACCCCTGGCGATCATCGGCCCCACCGGGACCGGCAAGTCGCAGCTGGCCCTCGACGTCGTCGAGCACCTCAGCGGCGAGGTGGGTGCCGAGATCGTCAATGCCGACGCCATGCAGTTTTACCGCGGCATGGACATCGGGACCGCCAAGCTGCCCGTCGACGAACGCCGCGGCATCCCGCATCATCAGCTCGACGTCCTGAATGTCACCCAGACCGCGACCGTCGCCCGCTATCAGCGGGCCGCCGCTGCGGATATCGAGGCGATCGCGGCCCGCGGTGCGGTGCCGGTCATCGTGGGCGGCTCGATGCTCTACGTCCAGTCGCTGCTCGACGACTGGACCTTTCCCGCCACCGACCCCGCGGTGCGGGCGCGCTGGGAACAACGGCTCGCCGAGGTCGGCGTGGGCGTGCTGCACGCCGAGCTGGCCCGTCGCGACCCGGCCGCCGCGGCGGCGATCCTGCCCACCGATGGCCGCCGCACGGTGCGTGCGCTCGAGGTTGTCGAGCTCACCGGCCAGCCGTTCGCGGCGTCCGCGCCCCGCATCGGCGCTCCCCGCTGGGGCACCGCCATCGTCGGATTAGATTGTGAAACAACCCTTCTCGACGAGAGATTGGCCCGCCGCACCGACACCATGTTCTCCCAAGGCCTGGTCGACGAGGTGCGGGCGCTGCTACTCGAGGGCCTGCGCGACGGCGTCACCGCGTCACGCGCGCTCGGCTACGCGCAGGTGCTCGCCGCGCTCGATGCCGACGATCCCGCAGCGTTGCGCGACGCGCAAGAGCTGACGTTCGTGGGCACCCGCCGCTATGTGCGACGGCAACGGTCGTGGTTTCGCCGCGATCACCGCGTGCACTGGGTCGACGTGGGCGCCGCGACCGAGTCGGACCGCGCCCGTGTCATCGCCGACACCGTGCGGGCGTGGCGGCACGTACCCTGA
- the dapF gene encoding diaminopimelate epimerase gives MIFAKGHGTQNDFVLLPDLDAELPLTPAGVAALCDRHRGLGADGVLRITTAGAALEAGVLDRLPDGVGADDWYMDYRNADGSTAQMCGNGVRVFAHYLRASGLETRDEFVVGSLAGPRMVTMHHADTTNADVTVDMGKANRMGSGGAAYEVIVGGRRFRGLAIDVGNPHLACVDPQLSSDELAALDVAAPVHFDRAQFPEGVNVEVLTAAAGGVVQMRVHERGVGETRSCGTGTVAAAVAALADAGADTGTLTVRVPGGDVVVTITDATSYLRGPSVLLARGLVSEDWWNAQ, from the coding sequence ATGATCTTCGCCAAGGGCCACGGCACCCAGAACGACTTCGTGCTGCTGCCCGACCTCGACGCCGAGCTGCCGCTCACCCCGGCCGGCGTGGCCGCGCTGTGCGACCGCCACCGCGGGCTGGGCGCCGACGGCGTGCTGCGGATCACCACCGCGGGTGCCGCCCTGGAAGCCGGCGTGCTCGATCGCCTGCCCGATGGTGTCGGCGCCGACGACTGGTACATGGACTACCGCAACGCCGACGGCTCGACCGCGCAGATGTGCGGCAACGGCGTGCGGGTGTTCGCGCATTACCTGCGCGCCAGCGGCCTGGAGACGCGCGACGAGTTCGTCGTCGGATCGCTGGCGGGGCCGCGGATGGTCACCATGCACCACGCCGACACCACCAACGCCGACGTCACCGTCGACATGGGCAAGGCCAACCGGATGGGTAGCGGGGGGGCGGCCTACGAGGTCATCGTCGGCGGCAGGCGCTTTCGCGGGTTGGCGATCGACGTCGGCAATCCGCACCTGGCGTGTGTCGACCCGCAGCTGAGTAGCGACGAGCTCGCCGCGCTGGACGTCGCCGCGCCGGTGCACTTCGACCGGGCGCAGTTCCCGGAAGGCGTCAATGTCGAAGTACTCACCGCGGCGGCCGGAGGCGTGGTGCAGATGCGGGTCCATGAGCGCGGGGTCGGCGAAACCCGTTCGTGCGGAACCGGAACCGTCGCGGCCGCGGTGGCCGCGCTCGCCGACGCCGGGGCCGACACGGGCACGCTGACTGTCCGGGTGCCCGGGGGCGACGTCGTCGTCACCATCACCGACGCCACCAGCTACCTGCGCGGGCCGTCGGTGCTGCTGGCCCGTGGCTTAGTAAGCGAGGACTGGTGGAACGCTCAATAA
- the hflX gene encoding GTPase HflX, protein MTHPEMPYHDQPADHPASEPSVGELALEDRSALRRVAGLSTELTDISEVEYRQLRLERVVLVGVWTEGSAADNQASMAELAALAETAGSQVLEGLIQRRDKPDPSTYIGSGKAQELREVVVATGADTVICDGELSPAQLTALEKAVKVKVIDRTALILDIFAQHATSREGKAQVTLAQMQYMLPRLRGWGESMSRQAGGRAGGSGGGVGLRGPGETKIETDRRRIRERMSKLRREIKDMKQARDTQRSRRVHSDMPSVAIVGYTNAGKSSLLNALTGAGVLVQDALFATLEPTTRRAEFPDGRPLVLTDTVGFVRHLPTQLVEAFRSTLEEVVDADLLVHVVDGSDVNPFAQINAVRQVISEVIADHKGEPPPELLVVNKIDAASDLMLAKLRHGLPGAVFVSAHTGEGIDALRRRMAELAAPTDAAVDVVIPYDRGDLLARVHADGRVQEAEHNSFGTRIKARVPVALAASLRQFATANGSTP, encoded by the coding sequence ATGACACATCCCGAAATGCCGTACCACGATCAACCGGCCGACCATCCCGCGTCCGAGCCCAGTGTCGGCGAGCTCGCCCTCGAAGACCGATCGGCACTGCGCCGCGTCGCCGGCCTGTCGACCGAACTCACCGACATCTCCGAGGTCGAGTACCGCCAGCTGCGGTTGGAACGCGTCGTTCTGGTCGGCGTGTGGACCGAGGGCAGCGCCGCCGACAACCAGGCGAGCATGGCCGAGCTGGCGGCCCTGGCCGAAACCGCCGGCTCGCAGGTGCTCGAGGGGCTGATCCAGCGCCGCGACAAGCCCGACCCGTCGACCTACATCGGCTCCGGCAAGGCCCAGGAGTTGCGCGAAGTGGTCGTGGCCACCGGCGCCGACACCGTCATCTGCGACGGTGAGCTGTCCCCGGCGCAGCTGACCGCACTGGAGAAGGCCGTCAAGGTCAAGGTCATCGACCGCACCGCGCTGATCCTCGACATCTTCGCCCAGCACGCCACCAGCCGGGAAGGCAAAGCACAGGTAACCCTGGCGCAGATGCAGTACATGCTGCCGCGGCTGCGCGGCTGGGGTGAGTCGATGTCCCGGCAGGCGGGTGGTCGCGCCGGCGGCAGCGGCGGCGGCGTGGGCCTGCGCGGTCCCGGTGAGACCAAGATCGAGACCGACCGGCGCCGCATACGCGAGCGAATGTCCAAGCTGCGCCGCGAGATCAAGGACATGAAGCAGGCCCGCGACACCCAACGCAGTCGCCGCGTGCACAGCGATATGCCGTCCGTCGCGATCGTCGGCTACACCAACGCCGGCAAGTCAAGCCTGCTCAACGCGCTCACCGGGGCCGGCGTGCTGGTGCAGGACGCGCTGTTCGCCACCCTGGAACCCACCACCCGGCGTGCCGAGTTCCCCGACGGCCGTCCGCTCGTGCTCACCGACACTGTCGGCTTCGTGCGGCACCTGCCCACCCAGCTGGTCGAGGCATTCCGTTCGACGCTGGAGGAGGTCGTCGACGCCGATCTGCTGGTGCACGTCGTGGACGGCTCCGACGTCAACCCGTTCGCCCAGATCAATGCGGTGCGCCAGGTGATCTCCGAAGTGATCGCCGACCACAAGGGGGAGCCGCCGCCGGAGTTGTTGGTGGTGAACAAGATCGACGCCGCGAGCGACCTGATGCTGGCCAAGCTGCGGCACGGGCTGCCCGGCGCGGTGTTCGTCTCCGCGCACACCGGCGAGGGCATCGACGCGCTGCGCCGGCGGATGGCCGAACTCGCCGCGCCCACCGACGCCGCCGTTGACGTGGTGATTCCCTACGACCGCGGCGACCTGCTGGCCCGCGTGCACGCCGATGGCCGCGTCCAGGAAGCCGAGCACAACTCCTTCGGCACCCGGATCAAGGCCCGGGTACCGGTGGCGCTGGCCGCGAGCCTGCGGCAATTCGCCACGGCCAACGGGTCGACCCCGTAG
- a CDS encoding ATP-binding protein, with amino-acid sequence MTAMAPCRTCGTAPLESARFCHGCGSPVKDVDARAEYKQVTVLFADVVHSMDIAAAVGPERLREVMADIADHCAAVVGRFGGTVDKFTGDGIMAVFGAPIALEDHAIRACHAALGIQQEAKRLAADVHERDGVDLQLRVGLNSGQVIAGEIGSGPFGYTAIGEQVGLAQRMESAAPPGGVMLSTSTARLVEGLANLGEFELVRIKGADAPVGARRLLGLGEEPLPSARAESKLVGRRQEMSAVENLLGLAIDGDGAVVTVVGPPGIGKSRIVRELVAVAAARGVDVFSAFCESHTSGIPFHVVARLLRRITGVKGLEPDVARARIRAQSPDAEPEDVLLFDDLLGIADPDVPPPKIDPDARRRRLTALVNAALTAHDSHTLYVIEDAHWIDEVSESMLADVFAVIRQTASLVVITYRPEYRGGLSNGTQTIALAPLSDRETATLATELLGTDPSIVGINALITDKAAGNPFFVEEMVRDLAERGVLDGDRGDFRCAIDVADVKVPATLQATLAARIDRLDPAAKRTLNAAAVIGARLDAELLVSLIGSAEVDALIEAQLVDPATVGSRAGYAFRHPLIRAVAYESQLKSDRAELHRRLADVLQQQHSGPADDVAALVAEHLESAGDLAGAYGWHMRAGSWLMGRDVAAARSSWERARNVADALPSGFPDQISLRILPRTLLCSTAWRVGSTADEAGFGELRALCTASGNRVSLAAGLSGAMLSLTMANRHHDAARLASEQIALFDSADDRMSMFGVMSAAMFAKLHAGEAAEALRVAQAVTDLMADDGSTGNLMGWGLGSPLAVALLYRAQARAALGDSSWRADLRRALAIQRDFGERGIVIVVTYGYSLSVTNGLLVADAAALAETAAVLRDAEKSGDASALALAQVTHGLVMTRAEAADHQAGAQLLLTGRKAQQVQRNLLSVAIVDIRTALLKAEAGEFDDAIAIARATVNELTGSGEMVIRAAAVAALVTALLGRGGDAEVYEAQAMVDRLAAVPTEPGFVLNEIWLLRMRALLARAHSDQNSYRDYLSRYRSMAKSLGFEGHLHWADAMT; translated from the coding sequence ATGACCGCCATGGCACCGTGCCGGACGTGTGGCACTGCGCCCCTGGAGAGTGCCCGGTTCTGTCATGGCTGCGGTTCCCCCGTCAAAGATGTCGATGCACGGGCGGAGTACAAACAGGTCACCGTTCTGTTCGCCGACGTGGTCCACTCCATGGACATCGCGGCGGCGGTGGGCCCCGAGAGGCTGCGGGAAGTCATGGCCGACATCGCCGATCACTGTGCCGCGGTGGTGGGGCGGTTCGGCGGCACGGTGGACAAGTTCACCGGTGACGGGATCATGGCCGTGTTCGGCGCTCCGATTGCGTTGGAGGATCACGCTATTCGCGCCTGCCACGCGGCACTTGGCATTCAGCAAGAAGCCAAGCGACTCGCCGCCGACGTCCACGAACGCGACGGTGTCGACCTCCAACTGCGCGTGGGCCTCAACTCCGGTCAGGTGATCGCCGGTGAAATCGGGTCGGGTCCGTTCGGCTACACCGCCATCGGTGAGCAAGTCGGGCTGGCTCAGCGGATGGAATCGGCGGCCCCGCCCGGCGGGGTGATGCTCAGCACCTCGACCGCGCGCCTCGTCGAAGGCCTCGCGAATCTCGGTGAATTCGAGCTGGTCCGGATCAAGGGCGCCGACGCGCCGGTCGGCGCCCGCCGGTTGCTGGGCCTTGGAGAAGAACCTTTGCCTTCCGCGCGAGCCGAGTCGAAGCTGGTCGGTCGCCGCCAGGAAATGTCCGCCGTCGAAAACTTGCTGGGACTCGCGATCGACGGCGATGGCGCGGTGGTCACCGTGGTCGGCCCACCCGGGATCGGCAAGAGCCGCATCGTTCGCGAACTCGTCGCGGTGGCAGCCGCCCGAGGTGTCGACGTGTTCAGCGCCTTCTGCGAATCCCACACCAGCGGAATCCCTTTCCACGTCGTAGCACGGCTGCTGCGCAGGATCACCGGCGTCAAAGGCCTTGAGCCGGATGTCGCTCGAGCGCGGATACGGGCTCAGTCTCCCGACGCAGAGCCGGAGGACGTGTTGCTGTTCGACGACCTGCTGGGTATCGCCGATCCCGATGTGCCGCCGCCCAAGATCGATCCGGATGCGCGGCGGAGACGGTTGACCGCGCTCGTCAATGCCGCATTGACGGCCCACGACAGCCACACGCTCTACGTCATCGAGGACGCGCATTGGATCGATGAGGTCAGCGAGTCCATGCTTGCCGACGTTTTCGCGGTGATACGCCAAACCGCCTCGCTGGTGGTGATCACCTACCGCCCCGAATATCGCGGCGGCCTGAGCAACGGCACCCAGACCATTGCGCTGGCACCACTGAGCGATCGGGAAACCGCGACGCTGGCAACCGAGCTACTCGGGACCGATCCCTCAATCGTCGGGATCAACGCCCTGATCACCGACAAGGCGGCCGGTAATCCGTTCTTCGTCGAGGAGATGGTGCGTGATCTGGCCGAGCGCGGTGTGCTTGACGGCGACCGCGGCGACTTCCGCTGCGCCATCGATGTGGCCGACGTCAAGGTGCCGGCGACTCTGCAGGCAACGCTGGCCGCCCGCATCGACCGACTTGATCCAGCGGCCAAGCGGACGCTGAACGCCGCAGCGGTGATCGGGGCGCGGCTGGATGCCGAACTGCTGGTCAGCCTGATCGGCAGCGCGGAAGTGGATGCGCTGATCGAGGCGCAACTTGTCGATCCGGCGACGGTCGGCTCGCGCGCCGGCTACGCATTCCGGCATCCCCTGATCCGCGCTGTCGCCTACGAATCGCAGCTCAAATCCGACCGTGCCGAATTGCACCGCCGGTTGGCCGACGTGCTGCAGCAACAGCATTCTGGACCGGCAGACGACGTCGCCGCGCTGGTCGCCGAGCATCTGGAGTCGGCCGGGGACCTGGCCGGCGCGTACGGGTGGCACATGCGGGCCGGCAGCTGGCTGATGGGACGCGACGTCGCGGCCGCGCGATCCAGTTGGGAACGCGCTCGCAACGTCGCTGACGCGCTGCCCTCCGGATTTCCGGACCAGATCTCGCTGCGCATTCTGCCCCGCACACTGTTGTGTTCGACCGCATGGCGCGTGGGCAGCACCGCCGACGAGGCCGGATTCGGTGAATTGCGAGCACTGTGCACCGCCTCGGGTAACCGAGTTTCGCTGGCCGCCGGCCTTTCCGGCGCGATGTTGTCGTTGACCATGGCCAACCGCCACCACGACGCTGCGCGGCTGGCCTCCGAACAGATAGCGCTGTTCGATTCCGCGGACGACCGGATGAGCATGTTCGGCGTGATGTCGGCGGCGATGTTCGCCAAGTTGCATGCCGGCGAGGCGGCTGAAGCGCTTCGGGTGGCACAGGCGGTGACCGACTTGATGGCCGACGACGGCTCGACGGGCAATCTCATGGGATGGGGCTTGGGATCTCCACTTGCGGTCGCGCTGCTCTATCGCGCGCAAGCCCGGGCGGCGCTCGGGGACAGTTCCTGGCGCGCCGATCTGCGGCGCGCCCTGGCGATCCAACGCGATTTCGGTGAGCGAGGCATCGTCATCGTGGTCACCTACGGCTACTCCCTATCCGTGACGAACGGCCTGCTGGTAGCCGATGCCGCCGCCCTCGCGGAAACCGCCGCCGTGCTCCGCGATGCCGAAAAGTCCGGTGATGCAAGCGCATTGGCGCTCGCGCAGGTAACGCACGGGCTCGTCATGACCCGTGCTGAGGCAGCCGATCATCAAGCCGGCGCACAACTCCTACTGACCGGACGCAAGGCGCAACAGGTACAGCGCAACCTGCTCAGCGTGGCGATCGTCGACATCCGCACGGCGCTGCTGAAGGCCGAGGCCGGGGAGTTCGACGACGCCATCGCGATCGCCCGGGCGACCGTGAACGAGCTGACCGGATCCGGTGAAATGGTCATCCGTGCCGCGGCCGTCGCGGCATTGGTGACCGCCTTGCTGGGGCGAGGCGGCGACGCCGAGGTGTACGAGGCGCAAGCGATGGTCGACCGGTTGGCCGCGGTGCCGACCGAGCCGGGGTTCGTCCTCAACGAGATCTGGCTGCTGCGGATGCGTGCGCTGCTGGCCCGTGCGCACAGCGACCAGAACAGCTACCGCGACTACTTGAGTCGCTACCGCTCGATGGCGAAAAGCCTGGGTTTCGAAGGGCACCTGCACTGGGCCGACGCGATGACGTGA
- a CDS encoding acyl-CoA dehydrogenase family protein, with protein MGSAIKYQRTLFEPEHNLFRESYRAFLERHVAPYHDEWEKAKIVDRGVWLEAGKQGFLGMAVPEEYGGGGNPDFRYNTIITEETTAGRYSGIGFGLHNDIIAPYLLELTNEEQKQRWLPKFCTGEIITAIAMTEPGTGSDLQGIKTRAVKQGDHYVLNGAKTFITNGINSDLVIVVAQTDPDKGSQGFSLLVVERGMEGFERGRHLDKIGLDAQDTAELSFTDVKVPVENLLGEEGKGFIYLMQNLPQERINIAVMAAAAMEQVLEQTLQYTKERKAFGKPIGSFQNSRFVLAELATEATVVRIMVDEFLRLHLDKKLTAEQAAMAKWYSTEKQVHLIDRCLQLHGGYGYMREYSVARSYLDARVQTIYGGTTEIMKEIVGRSLGV; from the coding sequence ATGGGCAGCGCAATCAAGTACCAGCGCACACTGTTTGAACCCGAGCACAATTTGTTTCGCGAGTCCTACCGGGCCTTTCTCGAGCGCCATGTGGCGCCGTACCACGACGAGTGGGAGAAGGCGAAGATCGTCGACCGCGGTGTCTGGCTCGAGGCCGGCAAGCAGGGATTCCTGGGCATGGCGGTGCCTGAAGAGTACGGCGGCGGCGGTAACCCCGACTTCCGGTACAACACGATCATCACCGAGGAAACGACCGCGGGGCGATACAGCGGAATTGGCTTCGGACTGCACAACGACATCATCGCGCCGTATTTGCTGGAGCTGACCAACGAAGAGCAGAAGCAACGCTGGTTGCCGAAGTTCTGCACCGGCGAAATCATCACCGCGATCGCGATGACCGAGCCGGGAACCGGCAGCGACCTGCAGGGCATCAAGACCCGCGCGGTCAAACAGGGCGATCATTACGTGCTCAACGGCGCAAAGACGTTCATCACCAACGGAATCAACTCCGACCTGGTGATCGTCGTCGCCCAGACTGATCCGGACAAGGGCTCACAAGGCTTTTCGCTGCTCGTCGTTGAACGCGGCATGGAAGGCTTTGAGCGCGGCCGCCATCTGGACAAGATCGGTCTCGACGCGCAGGACACGGCGGAGTTGTCGTTCACCGACGTCAAGGTTCCCGTCGAAAACCTGCTCGGCGAGGAGGGCAAGGGCTTCATCTATTTGATGCAGAACTTGCCGCAGGAGCGGATCAACATCGCGGTCATGGCCGCCGCGGCGATGGAGCAGGTGCTCGAACAGACGCTGCAATACACCAAGGAGCGCAAGGCCTTTGGCAAGCCGATCGGCAGTTTCCAGAACAGCCGCTTCGTGCTGGCCGAGTTGGCGACCGAGGCCACCGTGGTGCGCATCATGGTCGACGAGTTCCTGCGGCTGCATCTGGACAAGAAGCTGACGGCCGAGCAGGCCGCGATGGCCAAGTGGTACTCCACCGAAAAGCAGGTGCATCTGATCGACCGGTGTCTGCAGCTGCACGGGGGCTATGGCTACATGCGCGAATACTCGGTCGCTCGTTCCTATCTCGACGCCCGGGTGCAGACGATCTATGGCGGCACAACCGAGATCATGAAGGAGATCGTCGGACGCAGCCTCGGGGTCTAG
- a CDS encoding sunset domain-containing protein, translating into MNGKRGHVRRLAGRALVSVATTALAIVLLAPTVSASPIGDAEAAIMAEWTKAGGDTSPLGPRKGDVYPVADGFACDFDGGKFFFTTATGAKFIYGPILEKYDMLGGAAGGDLGFPTINEVPGLAGPDSRVATFSASDKPVIYWTPDHGAFVVRGALNAAWDKLGSSGGVLGAPVGDETYDGEVSSQKFSGGQISWNRKTKEFTTEPANLAEQLKGLQVAIDPTAAINMAWRAAGGVNGPLGAKQGGPNPIGGDGIVQNFAGGKVFFSPATGASALESDILAKYESVGGPVSSDLGFPTANESDGGVSPNSRIATFSGADKPVIFWTSDHGAFVVRGAMKAAWDKLRGPTGKLGAPVGDQTVDGDVISQKFTGGKISWNRAKNTFATDPANLAPLLSGLQVSGQNQPSGSALPAHAKNWFSWSWWYLFALVPLLVLVLLAVFVALRWRRHRAGRNSAPYDLERDVDVGGYEDAGEPRWGPDYTDASSEHMSFTEPHEPDHRDDDEHALLARWPHSPETAEMDEDGGYDEPSHPLTEEEWDELAVDERDPDSVDTDSIPVVSADDLFDAGYGDELPEAGYPDRPDVPESAYPDVADDEYADAAGPEGAYPLESAYPEAGYPELADEEAAYPEAGYPGADEEEAAYPDVAVPHTPPGAVHPDAAYPAEEPATAYPDVAVPHTPPDLAGAGGAASGAAASGAAAAGGAAAGGPAASLAAALGAASGLAPRAGRHAAADADEEDFAPAAAIGAIGPAGRPTIHLPLDDPYQIPDGYPIKASARFGLYYTPGSELYHDTLAEIWFTSEEVALINGFVKAD; encoded by the coding sequence GTGAACGGGAAGAGAGGTCACGTGCGCAGGCTCGCTGGTCGGGCGCTCGTCAGCGTGGCGACCACAGCGTTGGCCATCGTGCTGTTGGCACCTACCGTTTCAGCGTCTCCGATCGGTGACGCCGAAGCCGCCATCATGGCCGAGTGGACCAAGGCCGGCGGCGACACCTCTCCGCTCGGCCCCCGCAAGGGCGACGTCTACCCGGTTGCCGACGGCTTCGCGTGCGACTTTGACGGCGGCAAATTCTTCTTCACCACGGCCACCGGAGCGAAATTCATCTACGGCCCGATCCTGGAAAAGTACGACATGCTGGGCGGTGCGGCCGGTGGCGATCTGGGCTTTCCGACCATCAACGAGGTGCCCGGTCTGGCGGGCCCGGACAGTCGAGTGGCGACGTTCTCGGCCAGCGACAAGCCGGTGATCTATTGGACGCCCGATCACGGCGCGTTCGTCGTGCGCGGCGCCCTGAACGCCGCCTGGGACAAACTCGGCAGCTCCGGCGGCGTCCTCGGCGCCCCGGTCGGGGATGAGACCTACGACGGCGAAGTGTCCTCGCAGAAGTTCAGCGGCGGCCAGATCTCCTGGAACCGCAAAACCAAGGAATTCACCACCGAGCCGGCGAATCTGGCCGAGCAGCTCAAGGGCTTGCAGGTAGCGATCGATCCCACCGCGGCCATCAACATGGCCTGGCGCGCGGCCGGCGGAGTCAACGGTCCGCTGGGCGCCAAGCAGGGCGGTCCGAATCCCATCGGCGGTGACGGCATCGTCCAGAACTTCGCCGGCGGCAAGGTGTTCTTCAGCCCGGCTACGGGTGCGAGCGCCCTCGAAAGCGACATCCTGGCGAAGTACGAGTCGGTCGGTGGCCCGGTCAGTAGCGACCTGGGTTTCCCGACCGCTAACGAGTCCGACGGCGGCGTCAGCCCCAACAGCCGGATCGCCACCTTCTCCGGGGCCGACAAGCCCGTCATCTTCTGGACCTCCGACCACGGCGCCTTCGTCGTGCGCGGGGCCATGAAGGCCGCCTGGGACAAGTTGCGTGGTCCCACCGGGAAGCTGGGCGCGCCGGTCGGTGATCAGACCGTCGACGGCGACGTGATCTCGCAGAAGTTCACCGGCGGCAAGATCTCGTGGAACCGCGCGAAGAACACCTTCGCCACGGACCCGGCCAACCTGGCTCCGCTGTTGTCGGGCCTACAGGTGTCGGGGCAGAACCAGCCGAGCGGTTCGGCGCTGCCTGCGCACGCCAAGAATTGGTTCAGCTGGAGCTGGTGGTACCTGTTCGCGCTGGTTCCGCTGCTGGTTCTGGTGCTGCTGGCGGTGTTCGTGGCGTTGCGGTGGCGCCGGCACCGCGCCGGTCGCAACAGCGCACCCTACGACCTGGAGCGCGACGTCGACGTCGGCGGCTACGAGGACGCGGGCGAGCCGCGCTGGGGTCCCGACTACACCGACGCATCCAGCGAGCACATGTCGTTCACCGAACCGCACGAACCGGATCACCGCGACGACGACGAACACGCGCTGCTGGCCAGGTGGCCGCACTCACCGGAAACGGCCGAAATGGACGAAGACGGTGGGTATGACGAGCCGTCGCATCCCTTGACCGAGGAGGAATGGGATGAGTTAGCGGTCGACGAGCGGGATCCCGACTCGGTCGACACCGATTCCATCCCGGTCGTGTCGGCCGACGATCTGTTCGACGCCGGCTACGGCGATGAGCTGCCGGAAGCCGGCTATCCGGATAGGCCCGACGTACCGGAGAGCGCGTACCCGGACGTCGCGGACGACGAGTACGCGGACGCGGCCGGTCCGGAGGGCGCCTATCCGCTTGAAAGCGCCTATCCGGAGGCCGGCTATCCCGAACTCGCCGACGAGGAAGCCGCTTACCCCGAGGCGGGCTACCCGGGCGCCGACGAGGAAGAGGCCGCCTATCCCGACGTCGCCGTCCCGCACACCCCGCCGGGCGCAGTGCATCCCGATGCTGCCTATCCCGCAGAAGAGCCGGCGACCGCGTATCCCGACGTCGCGGTCCCGCACACGCCGCCGGATCTTGCCGGCGCCGGCGGTGCCGCCTCCGGTGCTGCCGCGTCCGGTGCTGCCGCTGCCGGTGGGGCAGCTGCGGGTGGGCCCGCAGCCAGCCTTGCGGCGGCGCTCGGGGCCGCGTCCGGCCTCGCGCCGAGAGCCGGGCGCCACGCAGCCGCGGACGCCGACGAAGAGGACTTCGCGCCGGCCGCGGCGATCGGGGCAATAGGTCCGGCCGGGCGCCCGACGATCCATCTGCCGTTGGACGACCCGTATCAGATACCCGACGGCTACCCGATCAAGGCGAGTGCCCGATTCGGCCTGTACTACACGCCGGGTAGCGAGCTCTACCACGACACCCTGGCCGAGATCTGGTTCACCAGCGAGGAAGTCGCGCTGATCAACGGGTTCGTGAAGGCCGACTGA